The proteins below come from a single Terriglobales bacterium genomic window:
- a CDS encoding extracellular solute-binding protein: MLRTRGSLSARCVCVLFSLLVASLPQTGCKRSSSTSSYQAENAAPSGSLELVFTYGSEKENWIKDVTDSFNRSGNKTASGQRIFVRAIPMGSGESIEDILSGATKAHITSPASGAFITLGNAESRAKTGQDLVGSTENLVLSPVVIAMWKPMAEAIGYGKKPIGWTDILALARSDRGWAQYGFPQWGSFKFGHTHPEYSNSGLISVIAEVYAANKKTAGLTLNDVQSARTADFVRGVEHSVVHYGSSTGFFGRKMFAAGPQYLSAAVLYESMVIESYGKNLQFPVVAIYPKEGTFWSDHPIGVVNREWVTPAHKEAAQIYTKYLLARPQQERAMTYGFRPGAVDIPLASPIDAAHGVDPKEPKTTLEVPSAEVIHAILQTWKQDKKNADVVLVLDTSGSMNEDQKMQNAREGAKQLVSMLDDSDTFSLLPFSTRMNWAFQDLPVKTERQHATDTVSSLFADGGTALYDSIDAAYKHLLDKGSGNDHIRAVVVLTDGADTESQEKLEDLLQHLQQNSEQRPISIFSIAYGKDARRDVLQKISEATQARMYEGTPKNIVEVFREISTFF, translated from the coding sequence ATGTTGCGCACCCGGGGCTCGTTGTCTGCACGCTGTGTCTGCGTGCTGTTCAGCTTACTTGTTGCATCACTCCCCCAGACAGGATGCAAACGAAGCAGCTCTACTTCTTCTTATCAGGCGGAAAATGCCGCGCCTTCCGGATCACTCGAGCTGGTCTTTACCTACGGATCGGAGAAGGAGAATTGGATCAAGGACGTAACCGATTCCTTCAATCGCTCCGGCAACAAGACCGCCAGCGGGCAGCGCATCTTCGTGCGTGCGATTCCCATGGGCTCGGGCGAATCCATTGAGGACATCCTGAGTGGCGCCACGAAGGCGCACATCACCAGCCCAGCCTCGGGCGCATTCATCACCTTAGGAAATGCCGAGTCGCGAGCCAAGACCGGTCAGGACCTCGTGGGCTCGACCGAGAATCTGGTGCTTTCGCCGGTGGTGATCGCCATGTGGAAGCCGATGGCCGAGGCGATCGGCTATGGCAAGAAGCCCATCGGATGGACCGACATTCTGGCGCTGGCCCGCAGCGATCGCGGCTGGGCCCAATATGGGTTTCCGCAATGGGGAAGCTTCAAGTTCGGGCACACACATCCGGAGTACAGCAATAGCGGATTGATCTCCGTGATCGCCGAAGTGTACGCGGCGAACAAGAAGACTGCCGGGCTTACGCTCAATGATGTGCAAAGTGCGCGGACCGCCGATTTTGTCCGCGGCGTCGAGCATTCAGTCGTGCACTATGGCAGCTCCACCGGATTCTTTGGACGCAAGATGTTCGCCGCCGGTCCTCAGTATCTTTCGGCGGCGGTGCTTTACGAGAGCATGGTCATCGAGTCGTACGGTAAGAATCTTCAATTTCCGGTAGTGGCCATTTATCCAAAAGAGGGAACTTTCTGGAGCGATCATCCCATCGGAGTTGTGAACCGTGAGTGGGTAACTCCGGCCCACAAGGAAGCTGCCCAGATTTACACAAAGTACTTGCTTGCCCGGCCGCAGCAGGAGCGCGCCATGACGTATGGATTTCGTCCGGGCGCCGTCGACATACCCCTTGCTTCGCCTATCGACGCGGCTCATGGTGTTGATCCCAAGGAGCCGAAGACCACCTTGGAAGTTCCATCGGCCGAGGTGATTCATGCGATTCTGCAGACCTGGAAGCAAGATAAGAAGAATGCCGATGTGGTACTGGTGCTCGATACTTCGGGCAGCATGAACGAAGACCAGAAGATGCAGAATGCCCGCGAAGGCGCCAAGCAGCTCGTTTCCATGCTCGACGATTCCGATACCTTCTCCTTACTTCCCTTCAGCACGCGTATGAATTGGGCGTTCCAGGACCTTCCCGTGAAAACCGAACGCCAGCACGCAACCGATACAGTCTCGTCCTTGTTCGCCGACGGTGGAACTGCGCTTTACGACTCGATCGACGCGGCGTACAAGCATCTGCTGGACAAGGGCTCAGGGAACGACCATATTCGTGCCGTGGTGGTTCTAACCGATGGCGCTGACACCGAGAGTCAAGAGAAGCTCGAAGATCTGTTGCAACATCTTCAACAGAATTCTGAGCAGCGTCCCATCAGCATCTTCAGCATTGCCTATGGCAAGGACGCGCGCAGGGATGTGCTGCAAAAGATCTCTGAAGCCACTCAGGCGCGCATGTATGAAGGCACGCCGAAGAACATCGTAGAAGTCTTCCGGGAGATCTCGACCTTCTTCTAA
- a CDS encoding PspA/IM30 family protein yields MFRRISNLFRGFLSLFVSGLERQNPEALLEVEKENLRRQIGTYNTGLASHAGMCERLMTQVRKLETDQRDLRARTTANLRAGNRQVAGELALRLQTVERELDENRKQLGQAETTYKELVRARDVAVSTARNKIESLKSSIDDMKMKRALAEVTEMATGMVTQIGGAGETLDRLHEMVEEEREKAAGRLRVARDSMDTTQVHIKESEQQALADQALADFAAKEGIALEPAQGAASSSTAAPVKTMGPGSTESA; encoded by the coding sequence ATGTTCCGACGCATCTCGAACTTGTTTCGCGGTTTCCTTTCTCTCTTTGTCTCCGGCCTCGAGCGCCAGAACCCCGAAGCCTTGCTCGAGGTCGAGAAAGAAAACCTTCGTAGGCAGATCGGCACATACAACACCGGTCTCGCCTCACACGCCGGCATGTGCGAGCGCCTGATGACGCAGGTGCGCAAGCTCGAAACCGATCAGCGCGACCTGCGCGCCCGTACCACCGCGAATCTCCGCGCCGGCAACCGACAGGTAGCGGGCGAGCTTGCGTTGCGGCTGCAGACCGTGGAACGCGAGCTCGACGAAAATCGCAAACAGCTTGGGCAAGCAGAGACTACTTATAAGGAACTGGTGCGGGCGCGCGATGTCGCTGTGAGCACAGCCCGCAACAAGATTGAGTCACTCAAGTCGTCGATCGACGATATGAAGATGAAGCGTGCTCTCGCCGAAGTTACCGAGATGGCCACTGGCATGGTTACGCAGATCGGCGGCGCCGGAGAGACCCTCGACCGTCTGCATGAGATGGTGGAGGAAGAGCGGGAAAAGGCGGCAGGACGCCTGCGAGTGGCTCGCGACAGCATGGACACGACTCAGGTACACATAAAAGAATCCGAGCAGCAGGCCTTGGCCGATCAGGCGCTCGCAGACTTCGCGGCGAAAGAAGGCATTGCGCTTGAACCTGCTCAGGGCGCGGCTTCCTCCAGCACTGCAGCTCCGGTGAAGACCATGGGACCGGGCAGCACGGAGTCCGCGTAG
- a CDS encoding carboxypeptidase regulatory-like domain-containing protein, with protein MTSKLFTRVLFLGLLLLCCSALLAQISTGSIQGTVTDPTGAVVTGAKVTITSQDSGQSLVLTTNSRGAYVSGPLAPGVYTVRVESKGFATIESPVKVQVGEIASGNFTAKVGQESQIIEVQATSVAVNTEQPTVQGVLTTEQIENLPFNGRNFLDLAQLEPGVQIQDGGNFDPTKNGFSSVSFGGRYGRTARITLDGIDISDETVGTTTQNISAGAIKEFQLSQSTLDLSTELTSSGAVNVVTKSGTNHVHGQGFYLFRDKRAGIANFPGGQDTPLQRNQMGGSLGGPIIKDKLFFFGNVEHIRQPFLTPLSPPPPFQSLPSGYPAKFSDSTSLGKLDWQIRPDMHLFYRFTYHTNSDVSAFGATYQPFANRDNTPAHGVGLDFNTGTFTHSIRFGYLKFQNHIADSVLGNPGVFNPAGNVPVAIRIGPAGVVTRFGPSRLAPQATFQSNKQIKYDGSKILGAHILRYGMSFNKILGGGFAAFYGLAPEARTRNSLSAQADAATGPFPGGAGNPLNYKISSILVGNGQGFFTEIPQFSYPAGGQYDDRLGIYMGDSWKVRPNLTLTYGIRYSRDTGRQDSDLPPMTCDQIDPTLFNGLVPCTGKAFILDQFGQTGLGGRVRQPNSNFGPQFGFAYSLGSSGKTVIRGGTGLYWENAVFNNILFDRPSRLQKGLFFGTDSPCPSGVLALPGGNSVTSVNGVDIATGICGQRVGSVLPLVAALESTFISATKTAGPQANLNFLGNVLANGPNSTGNGFIAPNYRTPRSIQMNIGIQRELAPGLVLSADFIRNIGEHYLISYDTNHVGDARFLNKTAALNAIAATTSSFTGCSGTNAAAINCAIAAGATIDTFAGNGLDSGNTFLFGTPASFNGLDPNTGAAFPGINPLVGENNMLFPIGRSEYNGLQVKLVGNKGNPLRGISAASYQISYALSRFVSMAADQDFIPEADDFRNPTAHMGPNSLDRTNQISFGGSFQITHGPMLSFGSHFFSPLAQDMRIENQGRSGEIFFSDPVGDGANISHLLPQTNLGAFNRSVSPGSINSVINNYNKTVAGTVSPAGQALVSAGLFTQAQLVALGAVMDSIPTAPAGEMGLTWLKTIDLKLAYPIKIRENISLEPSIGFYNAFNFANFNAPGHTLGSVLNGSAGNINGTTADKPGLPGGRDSVRIGLGTGVNAAGSPRQLEYGLKLTF; from the coding sequence ATGACGTCCAAGCTGTTCACACGCGTTCTTTTTTTGGGGCTGCTCTTGTTGTGCTGCTCCGCACTGCTAGCACAAATATCAACAGGAAGCATTCAAGGAACTGTCACCGACCCTACTGGTGCTGTAGTTACCGGGGCCAAGGTCACGATCACCAGTCAGGATTCCGGACAGTCGCTCGTCTTAACCACAAACTCCAGGGGCGCGTACGTTTCCGGACCTTTAGCGCCAGGCGTCTACACGGTACGCGTGGAGAGCAAGGGCTTTGCGACGATTGAATCGCCCGTGAAGGTGCAGGTCGGAGAGATTGCCTCCGGGAACTTCACCGCGAAAGTGGGGCAAGAGTCGCAAATCATCGAAGTGCAGGCGACCAGTGTTGCTGTTAACACCGAGCAGCCTACGGTGCAAGGCGTCTTAACGACGGAACAAATTGAGAATCTTCCGTTTAACGGACGGAACTTTCTTGATTTGGCGCAGCTCGAGCCCGGCGTGCAGATTCAGGACGGAGGCAATTTCGATCCCACGAAGAACGGTTTTTCGTCCGTGTCGTTCGGAGGACGTTATGGCCGCACTGCTCGCATCACGCTCGACGGTATCGATATCAGCGATGAGACTGTCGGTACGACCACGCAAAACATCTCTGCCGGCGCTATTAAGGAGTTTCAACTCAGTCAGTCGACTTTGGATTTGTCCACGGAACTGACATCCTCAGGTGCTGTAAATGTAGTTACGAAGTCTGGCACGAATCATGTCCATGGCCAGGGGTTTTATCTCTTCCGCGACAAACGCGCGGGCATCGCGAATTTCCCGGGAGGACAGGACACTCCACTCCAGAGAAATCAGATGGGTGGCAGCCTCGGCGGACCGATCATTAAGGACAAGCTGTTCTTCTTTGGGAACGTCGAACATATCCGCCAGCCATTTCTGACGCCGTTAAGTCCGCCGCCGCCATTTCAGAGCTTGCCATCGGGTTATCCCGCCAAATTTAGTGACAGCACATCACTGGGCAAACTGGATTGGCAAATCAGGCCCGACATGCATCTCTTTTACCGCTTCACGTACCACACAAACAGCGACGTCAGCGCGTTCGGTGCGACATACCAGCCCTTTGCCAATCGCGATAACACTCCCGCTCACGGTGTGGGACTCGATTTCAACACGGGAACTTTCACGCATAGCATCCGCTTCGGCTACCTGAAGTTCCAGAACCACATTGCAGATTCGGTTCTCGGCAACCCAGGCGTCTTCAATCCGGCCGGAAATGTACCTGTCGCTATTCGCATCGGACCTGCGGGCGTGGTCACTCGTTTCGGACCTTCGCGACTTGCCCCTCAAGCGACCTTCCAATCGAACAAGCAGATTAAGTACGACGGAAGCAAAATTCTCGGCGCCCATATTCTTCGTTATGGAATGAGCTTCAATAAGATTCTCGGCGGCGGATTCGCGGCATTCTACGGGCTTGCCCCAGAAGCGAGAACAAGGAATTCGTTGTCCGCGCAAGCCGACGCGGCAACAGGACCGTTCCCTGGCGGAGCGGGAAATCCGCTGAACTACAAAATTTCGTCAATTCTGGTCGGCAACGGCCAGGGATTTTTCACAGAGATCCCTCAGTTCAGTTATCCCGCTGGTGGACAGTATGATGACCGGCTCGGCATCTACATGGGAGATAGCTGGAAGGTCAGACCAAACCTCACCCTGACCTACGGAATACGCTACTCGCGGGACACCGGACGGCAAGACAGCGACCTGCCGCCTATGACCTGTGATCAGATCGATCCAACATTGTTCAACGGGCTGGTTCCGTGCACTGGAAAGGCCTTCATCTTGGACCAATTTGGGCAAACGGGACTCGGCGGGCGCGTGCGCCAGCCGAATTCTAACTTTGGTCCGCAGTTCGGCTTTGCCTACAGCCTCGGCAGCTCTGGTAAGACAGTCATTCGCGGCGGCACTGGCCTCTATTGGGAAAACGCCGTCTTCAACAACATTCTCTTCGATCGTCCCAGCCGCCTGCAGAAAGGATTGTTCTTCGGCACTGACAGCCCCTGCCCCAGCGGCGTCCTTGCCTTGCCTGGTGGCAACTCCGTCACAAGTGTCAATGGAGTGGACATAGCTACCGGTATCTGCGGACAGCGCGTCGGATCTGTTCTTCCGCTGGTCGCGGCGCTGGAGAGTACGTTCATATCTGCGACCAAGACCGCCGGACCGCAAGCCAACCTGAACTTCTTGGGCAATGTTCTAGCCAATGGACCGAACTCCACTGGAAACGGTTTCATTGCGCCCAATTACCGGACGCCGCGCTCCATTCAGATGAATATCGGAATCCAACGCGAGCTGGCTCCCGGTCTCGTTTTGAGTGCCGATTTCATTCGGAACATCGGCGAGCATTACCTGATCTCGTATGACACCAATCACGTCGGAGATGCGCGGTTCCTGAATAAGACGGCGGCTCTGAATGCGATTGCAGCAACCACCAGCAGTTTCACCGGCTGCAGCGGTACGAATGCTGCTGCCATTAACTGTGCTATCGCAGCCGGAGCCACCATCGACACTTTCGCCGGCAACGGTCTCGATTCAGGAAACACTTTCCTTTTCGGAACCCCAGCGTCTTTCAACGGATTGGATCCGAATACCGGGGCAGCGTTCCCAGGGATCAATCCGTTAGTGGGCGAGAACAATATGCTGTTTCCAATCGGCCGGTCCGAGTACAACGGACTGCAAGTCAAGCTGGTGGGGAACAAGGGAAATCCGCTGCGCGGTATAAGTGCGGCGAGCTATCAAATCTCTTATGCGCTTTCGAGATTTGTCAGCATGGCTGCAGACCAGGACTTCATTCCCGAGGCGGATGATTTTCGCAATCCCACGGCTCATATGGGCCCGAACTCGCTCGATCGCACTAACCAGATCTCGTTTGGCGGCAGCTTCCAAATTACTCATGGTCCTATGCTTAGCTTCGGTTCTCATTTCTTCTCGCCGCTGGCTCAAGACATGAGGATTGAGAATCAGGGACGTTCTGGAGAGATCTTCTTCAGCGATCCCGTTGGAGACGGAGCCAACATCAGTCATCTCCTCCCACAAACAAACCTGGGAGCGTTCAACCGAAGCGTGAGTCCCGGCAGTATCAACAGTGTGATTAACAATTACAACAAGACTGTGGCGGGCACGGTGTCGCCAGCAGGTCAGGCGCTTGTCAGTGCAGGTCTGTTTACTCAGGCGCAGCTCGTGGCACTCGGCGCGGTGATGGACAGCATTCCAACTGCGCCTGCGGGAGAAATGGGACTTACCTGGCTGAAGACCATCGATCTCAAGCTGGCATATCCCATCAAAATACGAGAGAACATTTCGCTGGAGCCGTCCATTGGCTTCTACAATGCGTTCAACTTTGCCAACTTCAATGCTCCCGGGCATACGCTCGGAAGCGTGCTGAATGGCTCTGCGGGAAACATCAACGGCACGACGGCAGATAAACCTGGACTGCCCGGCGGGCGTGATTCGGTCAGAATAGGGCTCGGAACTGGCGTGAATGCTGCCGGTTCTCCGCGTCAATTGGAGTACGGCCTGAAGCTGACCTTCTAA
- a CDS encoding AAA family ATPase, which translates to MSAPVSSPPTIAKAAMPSWARDLINLYESNASNQFILFGNVNDQQLIPTETSYRIGSLNEFLVRVLLARFDVVLSYDVGNGIRVEKGGEVFSSWPEIKQSPTQSLPSAPRPAIEKLTHYLRYVSNLARLNRGSTQVAVIVRSADLVTPMLGGGNDPDVNAMAVLLRDWASDSLLTTHSLASFLIAENLNDLHPLVAGNPRATQLKIALPSAEDLQTALSLWQSAYPRSLKEYSGKYEALAAQLSGTTLGAIESSLKRSEHVSEPLNAAGLVRLKKQLVEKDCNGLIEFLESARTLEDVSGLEKVKTWLRQDIQLWQNNDVAALPKGYLICGPVGTGKTYLVECLAGEAGVPVVKLKNFRDKWVGSTEGNLEKIFRLLQALGRCYVFIDEADQALGRRDAGQNDSGLSGRIYSMIAEEMGSSSNRGKIVWVLASSRPDLIEVDLKRPGRVDTKIPLFPTTTPRESLDLLRALLKRRNLQLPDEEAQQLEASMPTLLTPGAAEALSVKIYRVARTGGCSVVEAVRESLTDYQNPVPLDVLETQIRLAAREASDLDFVPECFRIK; encoded by the coding sequence ATGAGTGCTCCAGTCTCCAGTCCGCCGACGATCGCCAAGGCTGCAATGCCAAGTTGGGCACGCGACCTGATCAATCTGTATGAGAGCAACGCTTCCAATCAGTTCATCCTCTTCGGCAACGTCAACGATCAGCAACTGATTCCGACCGAGACCAGCTACCGGATTGGGTCGCTGAACGAATTTCTGGTTCGCGTGCTTCTGGCGCGCTTCGACGTCGTGCTCAGCTACGACGTGGGCAATGGCATTCGTGTGGAGAAGGGTGGCGAGGTTTTTAGTAGCTGGCCCGAGATCAAGCAGAGCCCGACCCAGTCCCTGCCGTCTGCGCCTCGACCGGCGATCGAGAAACTTACCCACTATCTGCGCTATGTTTCCAACCTCGCCCGCCTGAATCGCGGGTCAACACAGGTTGCCGTCATTGTTCGCAGTGCCGATTTGGTTACGCCCATGCTTGGAGGCGGCAACGATCCTGATGTGAATGCAATGGCCGTGTTGCTGCGCGATTGGGCCTCAGACTCGCTCCTCACCACGCACTCGCTCGCTTCATTCCTGATTGCGGAAAATCTGAACGACCTGCATCCGTTGGTTGCAGGCAATCCACGGGCGACGCAACTCAAGATTGCGCTGCCTTCAGCCGAGGATCTGCAAACCGCACTGAGCCTCTGGCAATCGGCCTATCCTCGCTCTCTCAAGGAATACTCAGGAAAATACGAAGCTCTCGCGGCGCAGCTCTCTGGCACAACGTTAGGCGCGATTGAAAGCAGCCTGAAGCGAAGCGAGCACGTCTCCGAGCCTCTCAATGCTGCCGGTCTCGTGCGTTTGAAGAAACAGCTCGTCGAGAAAGATTGCAATGGATTGATCGAATTTCTCGAATCAGCGCGGACCCTCGAAGACGTTAGCGGCCTCGAGAAAGTAAAGACGTGGCTCCGGCAGGACATCCAGCTTTGGCAGAACAATGACGTCGCTGCGCTCCCAAAGGGATATCTCATCTGTGGTCCGGTCGGCACAGGTAAGACATATCTAGTCGAGTGCCTCGCGGGCGAAGCCGGTGTTCCCGTTGTGAAACTGAAGAATTTTCGCGACAAGTGGGTGGGAAGCACCGAAGGCAATCTGGAAAAGATCTTCCGCCTGCTGCAGGCGCTCGGCCGCTGCTATGTGTTTATCGACGAGGCCGATCAGGCACTCGGCCGCCGTGATGCCGGCCAGAACGACTCCGGACTCTCAGGCCGGATTTATTCGATGATCGCGGAGGAGATGGGCAGCTCCAGCAATCGTGGCAAGATCGTTTGGGTATTGGCTTCGAGCCGTCCTGACCTCATCGAAGTGGACCTGAAGCGGCCTGGCCGTGTCGATACCAAGATTCCTCTCTTCCCGACAACTACGCCGCGGGAGTCTCTCGATCTGTTGCGCGCTCTGTTGAAGCGCCGGAACCTTCAGCTTCCCGATGAGGAGGCTCAGCAGCTCGAGGCCTCCATGCCGACTCTGCTCACTCCGGGAGCAGCTGAGGCTCTCTCTGTAAAGATCTACAGGGTGGCCCGGACTGGAGGATGTTCGGTAGTCGAAGCGGTGCGCGAATCACTCACCGACTATCAGAATCCGGTTCCACTCGACGTGCTGGAAACGCAAATTCGCCTGGCTGCACGCGAGGCCTCGGATCTGGATTTCGTGCCGGAATGCTTCAGAATCAAGTAG
- a CDS encoding lipase maturation factor family protein, with translation MNVSIPSWLQPGDYWLARWALERAVGALFLIAFLNAVNQFRPLLGERGLMPVPLFVREVSFRESPSLFSFFPNDRAFAICAWSGVLLSAIIVTGFVDQYSWPLLAIWAVLWVLYLSFVNVGQIFYGFGWESILLEAGVYAAFLDGSRTNSQVAVMWLFRWLLFRVMFGAGLIKLRGDPCWRDLTCLDYHYETQPIPNPLSWFFHHGPEWSKKGGVLFNHFAELIVPFGYFLPQPVASIAGALTIIFQLLIFASGNLSWLNALTLVLAFSCFDDQTLARLLGTHAPLTHAADPIFRSVTAAIFLLVVVLSVKPVKNLFSRRQIMNTVYNRFHFVGTYGAFGGITRERYEIVIEGTDETVITASTKWREYEFKGKPGDPTRLPPQIAPYHLRLDWLMWFAAMGSYQRHPWFIHLVAKLLQGDKPVISLLKRNPFPGAPPRYVRAQLYLYRFASWQERRRMGLWWTRESAGSYFPTVSLQSPALRMLLQQMRWVELD, from the coding sequence ATGAATGTCAGTATTCCAAGTTGGCTACAGCCTGGCGATTATTGGCTGGCGCGATGGGCGCTTGAGAGAGCTGTGGGGGCGTTGTTTCTCATCGCTTTTCTCAACGCCGTCAACCAATTCCGTCCGCTGTTGGGAGAACGCGGCTTAATGCCGGTGCCGCTGTTTGTGCGAGAGGTCTCGTTCCGGGAATCGCCGAGCTTGTTCTCCTTCTTTCCCAACGATCGGGCATTTGCTATTTGTGCCTGGTCGGGGGTACTGCTGTCAGCCATCATCGTCACCGGTTTCGTCGATCAATATTCGTGGCCTCTGCTGGCGATCTGGGCTGTGCTTTGGGTGCTGTATCTCTCGTTCGTGAATGTCGGACAAATCTTTTACGGATTTGGCTGGGAATCGATTCTTCTGGAAGCGGGAGTCTATGCTGCCTTCCTGGACGGCTCAAGAACAAATAGCCAAGTAGCGGTGATGTGGCTATTCCGTTGGTTGCTATTTCGCGTGATGTTCGGCGCCGGTCTCATCAAATTGCGCGGTGACCCGTGCTGGCGCGACCTTACCTGCCTCGATTACCACTACGAGACGCAGCCGATCCCGAATCCGCTGAGCTGGTTCTTTCATCACGGGCCGGAATGGTCGAAGAAGGGAGGAGTGCTCTTCAATCACTTTGCTGAGCTGATCGTTCCCTTTGGATACTTTCTGCCACAGCCTGTGGCCAGCATCGCGGGAGCACTGACCATAATCTTTCAGCTCCTCATCTTCGCCAGCGGCAATCTCTCGTGGCTGAACGCGCTTACTCTCGTGTTGGCTTTCAGCTGTTTTGACGATCAGACGCTCGCTCGGTTGCTGGGCACGCACGCTCCGCTAACGCACGCCGCGGATCCGATATTCCGGAGCGTTACCGCGGCCATTTTCTTGCTTGTCGTCGTGCTGAGTGTTAAGCCGGTAAAGAATCTCTTCTCGCGCCGGCAGATCATGAACACCGTCTATAACCGCTTTCACTTTGTCGGAACTTATGGCGCGTTTGGAGGAATTACCCGGGAGCGCTATGAGATCGTGATCGAAGGAACCGACGAGACCGTGATCACGGCATCGACCAAGTGGCGCGAATATGAGTTCAAGGGTAAGCCTGGCGATCCCACACGCCTGCCACCACAGATCGCGCCTTATCATTTGCGTCTGGACTGGCTCATGTGGTTTGCCGCCATGGGCTCGTATCAGAGGCATCCCTGGTTCATTCACCTGGTGGCAAAGCTACTTCAGGGAGACAAACCAGTGATCTCGCTGCTAAAGCGGAATCCATTCCCGGGTGCGCCTCCACGCTATGTCCGTGCACAGCTATACCTGTATCGATTTGCATCGTGGCAGGAGAGAAGAAGGATGGGGCTCTGGTGGACAAGGGAATCAGCCGGAAGCTACTTTCCGACGGTATCGCTCCAGAGTCCCGCATTGCGCATGCTGTTGCAGCAGATGCGATGGGTGGAGCTGGACTGA
- a CDS encoding substrate-binding domain-containing protein, which yields MATTPPYSSEPPKLTGLGKLFIILFVAACAYGAYYLFSSQRSGNKGGAQQSTSSSSGGLFSGNSVTIGVAYGTEKKNWLEWAVQEFNKSKQGKNITVNLIPMGSLEGAHAILNGDQRINAWSPASALYKDAFVQDWQVKNGGNPILKEEQLALSPMVFVWWDERYQAFIKKYPKPDLDSIQKALNEKGGWAAIAGKPEWGLFKFGHTNPNESNSGLMTIVLAAYTFDQKTRGLTLSDVVDVKFQNWLAELERGVTGMSNSTGNMMREMVLKGPSSYDALFVYESVAIDYLKNAEGRWGSIRVTYPQYNAWNDNPYYILDASWSTPEQRKAAQTFLDFLLSEPVQRESLKHGFRPANTNVAVRTPDSPFTTFQQYGVQLDIGNVCEPPKAEVVNNLLASWQRSQSNR from the coding sequence ATGGCAACCACACCTCCATATTCGTCGGAACCACCGAAGCTCACAGGACTAGGCAAACTGTTCATCATCCTGTTCGTGGCGGCATGCGCTTATGGCGCTTACTACCTCTTCTCTTCTCAGCGTTCCGGAAACAAAGGGGGCGCACAGCAAAGTACTTCCTCGTCATCGGGCGGTCTCTTTTCGGGAAACAGCGTCACCATCGGTGTCGCTTATGGTACGGAGAAGAAGAATTGGCTGGAATGGGCAGTCCAGGAGTTCAACAAGAGCAAGCAAGGCAAGAACATTACAGTGAACTTGATCCCCATGGGATCGCTGGAAGGCGCGCACGCCATTTTGAACGGCGATCAGCGGATCAATGCATGGTCACCGGCGAGCGCACTTTACAAAGATGCCTTCGTGCAGGATTGGCAGGTAAAGAACGGCGGAAATCCCATTCTGAAGGAAGAACAGCTTGCGCTGAGCCCGATGGTATTCGTCTGGTGGGACGAGCGCTATCAGGCCTTCATCAAGAAGTATCCTAAGCCCGATCTCGACAGCATTCAAAAGGCCCTCAACGAAAAAGGGGGCTGGGCAGCAATCGCAGGCAAGCCGGAGTGGGGACTCTTCAAATTTGGCCATACCAATCCCAATGAGTCGAACTCCGGACTGATGACCATCGTGCTGGCCGCCTACACCTTTGATCAGAAAACACGCGGCCTCACGCTGAGTGACGTAGTCGATGTGAAGTTCCAAAACTGGCTTGCAGAGCTGGAACGTGGCGTAACCGGCATGTCAAACAGCACGGGAAACATGATGCGCGAGATGGTATTGAAGGGACCTTCGTCCTATGACGCGCTGTTTGTTTATGAGAGCGTTGCCATCGATTATCTGAAGAATGCGGAGGGCCGCTGGGGCAGCATTCGCGTGACTTATCCGCAATACAACGCATGGAATGACAATCCGTACTACATTCTTGACGCGTCGTGGAGTACGCCGGAGCAGCGCAAAGCCGCGCAAACCTTCCTCGACTTCCTGCTGAGCGAGCCGGTCCAGCGTGAGTCCCTGAAACATGGCTTCCGGCCGGCCAATACGAATGTAGCCGTACGCACTCCGGACAGCCCGTTCACCACGTTCCAGCAATATGGCGTGCAGCTCGATATTGGAAATGTTTGTGAGCCGCCAAAGGCGGAAGTAGTGAATAATCTGCTTGCAAGTTGGCAGCGCAGTCAGAGCAATCGCTAG
- a CDS encoding DJ-1/PfpI family protein — protein sequence MGAPEYIRNNPHCVRIVRHFFDREKPVAQLCHAPLVLAATGVLKGRRTAAYPALEPDVKAAGGTFVDAEAVIDGAMVSARAWPIILRG from the coding sequence GTGGGCGCCCCGGAGTACATCCGCAACAACCCGCATTGCGTGCGCATCGTGCGGCACTTCTTCGATCGCGAGAAACCGGTAGCTCAACTCTGCCATGCCCCGCTGGTCTTAGCCGCAACAGGCGTACTCAAAGGCAGACGAACAGCAGCGTATCCGGCTCTGGAACCCGACGTGAAAGCTGCAGGCGGGACGTTCGTCGATGCCGAAGCCGTGATAGATGGTGCGATGGTTTCCGCCCGGGCCTGGCCGATCATCCTGCGTGGATGA